A single Antechinus flavipes isolate AdamAnt ecotype Samford, QLD, Australia chromosome 5, AdamAnt_v2, whole genome shotgun sequence DNA region contains:
- the LOC127564538 gene encoding olfactory receptor 2A5-like, which yields MKSNQTLITEFILLGFSIGPEMQLFLFIIFSLLYILTLLGNTVILGLICLDSRLHTPMYFFLSHLAIVDISYASNNVPKMLANFLNKNKSISFGPCITQTFLYMAFAHTECLILVVMSYDRYVAICHPLRYTVIMSWRICTTLAVISWVFGSLLALVHVLLLLRLPFCGPQEVNHFFCELLSVLKLACADTRLNQFVIFTASVFILVGPLLLVLVSYMHILHAILRIQSGEGRKKAFSTCSSHLCVVGLFFGSAIVMYMTPNSTHPEEQQKILSLFYSLFNPTLNPLIYSLRNSEVKGALRRALGKDRSM from the coding sequence ATGAAGAGCAACCAAACACTGATCAcagaattcatcctgctgggatTTTCTATTGGACCAGAGATGCAgctatttctttttatcattttctctctgCTTTATATTCTTACCCTTCTAGGAAACACAGTGATATTAGGCCTCATATGTTTGGATTCCCGACTTCACACTCCCATGTATTTCTTCCTCTCACATTTGGCCATTGTTGACATCTCTTATGCTTCCAACAACGTCCCAAAGATGTTGGCaaattttcttaacaaaaataagaGCATCTCCTTTGGTCCGTGTATTACACAGACATTTTTGTACATGGCTTTTGCCCACACAGAATGTCTTATCTTGGTGGTGATGTCCTATGATCGCTATGTGGCAATATGTCACCCTCTCAGATACACTGTCATCATGAGCTGGAGAATATGTACTACTTTGGCTGTTATTTCCTGGGTATTTGGCTCCTTGCTAGCCCTTGTCCATGTGCTTCTTCTCCTGAGGTTGCCCTTTTGTGGGCCTCAGGAAGTCAATCATTTCTTCTGTGAACTCCTATCTGTGCTCAAGCTTGCCTGTGCAGACACCAGGCTAAACCAGTTTGTGATCTTTACTGCTTCTGTATTTATTCTAGTGGGGCCGCTGCTCTTGGTCCTGGTCTCTTATATGCATATTCTCCATGCCATCTTGAGGATCCAgtctggggaaggaagaaaaaaagccttCTCCACATGTTCTTCCCATCTTTGTGTAGTTGGGCTCTTCTTTGGCAGTGCCATTGTCATGTACATGACCCCTAACAGCACTCACCCTGAAGAACAACAGAAAATCCTCTCTCTGTTTTATAGCTTGTTCAATCCTACACTAAACCCCCTCATCTACAGCTTGAGGAATTCAGAGGTGAAAGGTGCTCTGAGGAGAGCATTAGGGAAGGATAGATCAATGTGA